One genomic window of Ottowia oryzae includes the following:
- a CDS encoding RNA recognition motif domain-containing protein translates to MGNKLYVGNLPYSVRDADLEQAFAEFGSVTSAKVMMERDTGRSKGFGFVEMGSDDEAQAAINGMNGQSLGGRNVVVNEARPMESRPPRTGGFGGGGGGYGGGGGGYGGGGGGYGGGRREGGGGGYGGGGRREGGGGYGGGGNAGGDGSFRSPYGAGPRGGGGGRREGGGGGGYGGGRRDDRYDGGRDGGGDDY, encoded by the coding sequence ATGGGCAACAAACTGTACGTCGGCAACTTGCCGTACTCGGTGCGCGACGCCGATCTGGAGCAAGCATTTGCCGAATTTGGCTCGGTCACGAGCGCGAAAGTCATGATGGAGCGCGATACCGGTCGCTCCAAAGGCTTTGGCTTCGTTGAAATGGGCAGCGACGACGAGGCGCAGGCAGCCATCAACGGCATGAACGGCCAATCGCTGGGCGGCCGCAATGTGGTGGTCAACGAAGCGCGTCCGATGGAATCGCGTCCCCCTCGCACCGGTGGTTTCGGTGGTGGTGGCGGCGGCTACGGCGGCGGCGGTGGTGGTTACGGCGGCGGTGGCGGCGGCTACGGTGGCGGTCGTCGCGAAGGCGGCGGCGGTGGCTACGGTGGCGGTGGCCGTCGTGAAGGCGGTGGTGGCTACGGCGGCGGCGGCAATGCTGGCGGCGACGGCAGCTTCCGCAGCCCCTACGGCGCAGGCCCCCGTGGCGGTGGCGGCGGTCGTCGTGAAGGCGGTGGCGGTGGCGGCTACGGCGGTGGCCGTCGCGACGACCGTTACGACGGTGGCCGCGATGGCGGCGGCGACGACTATTGA
- a CDS encoding IS481 family transposase yields MNTHKNARLTLEGRKLLVQRIAVMGLMAAAEAAGISARTALKWRKRFEEHGEQGLLDRSSRPAKIRTSLDQALCQRIELLRRARMPMRHIATVVGRSVATVCRLLAQLGLSSLKALDAAAPAVRYEREAPGELLHIDTKKLGRIVRPGHRVTGDRRDSVDGAGWEFAHVAIDDHSRVSFVQMHADERKSSAVSFLLAAVAHYEALGVKIKRLITDNGSAYRSQLFAKTCKALGIKHTFTKPYRPQTNGKAERFIQTCLREWAYGRIWANSAERTEWLPAFLSYYNTRRPHSALGYKTPASRLCGNNLLQLNS; encoded by the coding sequence GTGAACACCCACAAGAATGCCAGATTGACCCTTGAAGGACGCAAGTTGCTTGTCCAACGCATTGCTGTGATGGGGCTGATGGCGGCCGCTGAGGCCGCCGGCATCAGCGCGCGCACTGCACTCAAATGGCGCAAGCGCTTCGAGGAACACGGTGAGCAGGGCCTGCTGGACCGCAGCTCGCGCCCGGCCAAGATCCGCACGAGCCTGGATCAGGCACTGTGCCAGCGCATCGAGCTGCTGCGCCGCGCGCGTATGCCCATGCGGCACATCGCCACGGTGGTGGGGCGCAGTGTCGCCACCGTCTGCCGGTTGCTCGCCCAGCTGGGCCTGTCCAGCCTCAAGGCGCTCGATGCGGCGGCGCCGGCGGTGCGCTACGAGCGCGAAGCGCCCGGCGAGCTACTGCATATCGACACCAAGAAGCTCGGGCGCATTGTTCGTCCCGGCCATCGGGTGACGGGCGATCGACGCGATTCGGTGGACGGCGCAGGCTGGGAGTTCGCCCATGTGGCGATCGACGACCACTCGCGCGTGAGCTTCGTGCAGATGCACGCCGACGAGCGCAAGAGCTCGGCCGTGAGCTTTCTGCTGGCAGCAGTGGCGCACTACGAGGCGCTCGGAGTGAAGATCAAGCGCCTGATCACGGACAACGGGTCGGCCTACCGCTCACAGTTGTTTGCCAAGACCTGCAAGGCCCTGGGCATCAAACACACGTTCACCAAGCCTTACCGCCCACAGACCAATGGCAAAGCCGAGCGGTTCATCCAGACATGCCTGCGCGAGTGGGCCTACGGCCGCATCTGGGCCAATAGCGCCGAGCGCACTGAGTGGCTGCCGGCGTTCCTGAGCTACTACAACACACGAAGGCCGCACTCGGCTTTGGGCTACAAGACGCCAGCCTCCCGCCTCTGCGGGAACAACCTATTGCAACTCAACAGCTAG
- a CDS encoding SDR family oxidoreductase encodes MADTSSLPPSPRSERANAPLAFITGASSGIGQALACRYHQAGWRLALVVRRADELRAWVQAQGWPTERCQVYSADVAVPDSVIAAAHACLAQQGLPDLVIASAGISIGMDTAERGDLDVMARTFAVNNVGMAATFHAFIRLMRERGSGTLVGIASVAAIRGLPGHGAYCASKAGVVSYCESLRGELRGTGVRVLTVLPGFIDTALTRGNRYPMPFLMSAPDFADRAFRAIQAGRSYFVIPWQMGVVAKLLRMLPNSWFDRALQGRGRKAREGEHR; translated from the coding sequence ATGGCTGACACCTCCAGTCTCCCACCTTCGCCGCGCTCGGAGCGGGCTAATGCGCCCTTGGCCTTCATCACTGGCGCATCCAGCGGCATCGGGCAGGCGCTGGCCTGCCGCTACCACCAGGCGGGCTGGCGGTTGGCGCTGGTCGTTCGCCGCGCCGACGAACTGCGGGCCTGGGTGCAGGCACAAGGATGGCCGACTGAGCGCTGCCAAGTCTATTCAGCCGATGTGGCGGTGCCTGACAGCGTCATCGCCGCCGCGCACGCGTGCCTGGCTCAGCAAGGGCTTCCTGATCTGGTGATCGCCAGCGCAGGTATCAGCATCGGCATGGACACCGCCGAGCGAGGCGATCTTGACGTGATGGCGCGCACGTTCGCCGTGAACAACGTCGGTATGGCGGCGACGTTTCACGCCTTCATTCGCCTGATGCGTGAACGCGGCAGCGGCACCTTGGTAGGCATTGCGAGCGTCGCGGCTATTCGCGGCTTGCCAGGGCACGGCGCGTACTGCGCCAGCAAGGCGGGCGTGGTTAGCTACTGCGAAAGCCTGCGGGGCGAGCTGCGCGGCACGGGCGTGCGGGTATTGACGGTGTTGCCAGGGTTCATCGATACGGCGCTCACGCGAGGAAATCGCTACCCCATGCCGTTTCTGATGTCAGCGCCGGATTTCGCTGACCGCGCGTTTCGCGCGATTCAGGCCGGCCGCAGCTACTTCGTCATCCCGTGGCAGATGGGCGTTGTCGCGAAGCTGCTGCGCATGTTGCCGAACAGCTGGTTCGACCGCGCCCTGCAGGGCCGTGGACGCAAGGCGCGCGAAGGCGAGCATCGCTAG
- the lptC gene encoding LPS export ABC transporter periplasmic protein LptC, with product MSESRLARIGRDQLSTWLPALMMMLFALGTWWLVRSAPKFPTDGAAAVVSKEPDYFMNQFRVRDFDATGRLTSDLTGVEGHHFPVTDTLEVKDPHMRSVDDDGRVTVATALRGVSNGDGSEIQLFGNAVIVREATKRPDGTAVPRMEFRGEYLHAFVNEDRVSSDKPVELLRGADRFVGDQLDYDNRTGVAVLKGRVRGMLQPAK from the coding sequence ATGAGCGAATCGCGCCTGGCCCGCATCGGCCGCGACCAGCTTTCCACCTGGCTGCCCGCACTGATGATGATGCTGTTCGCCCTGGGCACCTGGTGGCTGGTGCGCAGCGCACCCAAGTTCCCGACCGACGGCGCCGCGGCGGTGGTTTCGAAAGAGCCCGATTACTTCATGAACCAGTTCAGGGTGCGCGACTTCGACGCCACGGGCCGCCTGACCTCGGACCTGACCGGCGTGGAAGGCCACCACTTCCCGGTCACCGACACGCTCGAGGTGAAAGACCCGCACATGCGATCGGTGGACGACGATGGGCGTGTAACCGTGGCCACCGCGCTGCGCGGAGTTTCCAACGGTGACGGGTCGGAGATCCAGCTGTTTGGCAATGCCGTCATCGTGCGGGAGGCGACGAAGCGCCCCGACGGCACGGCGGTGCCGCGCATGGAGTTTCGCGGCGAATACCTGCATGCGTTCGTGAACGAAGACCGGGTGAGCTCCGACAAACCTGTCGAGCTGCTGCGCGGGGCGGATCGATTCGTCGGCGATCAGCTCGACTACGACAACCGCACAGGTGTAGCGGTGCTGAAAGGGCGCGTGCGGGGCATGCTCCAACCAGCGAAGTAG
- a CDS encoding KdsC family phosphatase, with the protein MRPTLTWPAETLLQAQGVRIVFFDVDGVLTDGGLYFSAEGETLKRFHTLDGHGIKLLAQAGIIPAVISGRDSAPLRLRLAALGVTHLRLGTEDKLPAAQALLGETGLTWSQAAAMGDDWPDLPVMARVAFACAPPKAHAEAKATAQYITTAEAGAGAARELCDLLLVANGQYDRLLQTTMGQAPAEKGAP; encoded by the coding sequence ATGCGCCCTACACTGACCTGGCCCGCCGAAACCCTGCTGCAAGCGCAGGGCGTTCGCATCGTTTTCTTTGACGTGGACGGCGTTCTGACGGATGGCGGCCTGTACTTTTCCGCTGAGGGTGAAACGCTCAAGCGCTTTCACACACTGGATGGCCACGGCATCAAGCTGCTGGCGCAGGCCGGGATCATTCCCGCAGTAATTTCTGGGCGCGACTCCGCCCCGCTGCGCCTGCGGCTGGCCGCACTGGGCGTGACGCACCTGCGCCTGGGCACCGAAGACAAACTGCCCGCCGCGCAAGCGCTGCTGGGCGAAACGGGCCTGACCTGGTCACAGGCTGCCGCCATGGGCGACGATTGGCCTGACCTGCCTGTCATGGCACGCGTGGCCTTCGCCTGCGCGCCGCCCAAGGCCCACGCCGAGGCCAAGGCCACCGCGCAGTACATCACGACCGCCGAGGCCGGCGCCGGCGCGGCACGTGAACTGTGCGACCTGCTGCTGGTAGCCAACGGCCAATACGATCGCCTGCTGCAAACCACGATGGGCCAGGCCCCTGCCGAGAAAGGCGCGCCATGA
- a CDS encoding KpsF/GutQ family sugar-phosphate isomerase, with product MSFDPAQALRLARETLDIEAAAIHGLQRRLNDDFARAVSLVLNASGRVVVMGMGKSGHIGRKIAATLASTGTPAMFVHPAEASHGDLGMVMPIDVVLAISNSGEADELTTLLPLIRRMGAPLIGMTGHPQSTLARNADLVLDSGVEKEACPLNLAPTASTTAQMALGDALAMALLDARGFRAEDFARSHPGGALGRRLLTRVMDIMRSGDAVPKVSPDATFGELMREMTHKGLGASAVVDGDAHALGIFTDGDLRRLVETGRDLRALTAREVMHANPRQIRDDALAAEAAKLMEQHRVTVLLVQGQDGRLVGALNSNDLMRAKVI from the coding sequence ATGAGTTTCGACCCCGCCCAAGCCCTGCGCCTGGCCCGAGAGACGCTGGACATCGAGGCGGCCGCCATCCACGGCCTGCAACGCCGGCTGAACGACGATTTCGCGCGCGCCGTGTCGCTGGTGCTGAACGCCAGCGGCCGCGTGGTGGTGATGGGCATGGGCAAAAGCGGCCACATCGGCCGCAAGATCGCGGCGACGCTGGCCTCCACCGGCACGCCGGCCATGTTCGTGCACCCGGCCGAGGCCAGCCACGGCGATCTGGGCATGGTGATGCCCATCGACGTGGTGCTGGCGATTTCCAACAGCGGCGAAGCCGATGAGCTGACCACGCTGCTGCCCTTGATCCGCCGCATGGGCGCCCCTTTGATCGGTATGACCGGCCACCCGCAGTCCACCCTGGCGCGCAACGCCGATCTGGTGCTGGACAGCGGGGTGGAAAAAGAAGCCTGCCCCCTGAACCTGGCCCCCACCGCCAGCACCACCGCGCAAATGGCGCTGGGCGACGCGCTGGCCATGGCGCTGCTGGACGCGCGCGGCTTTCGCGCCGAGGATTTCGCCCGCTCGCACCCTGGCGGCGCGCTGGGGCGGCGCCTGCTGACGCGCGTCATGGACATCATGCGCAGCGGCGATGCCGTCCCGAAGGTTTCGCCCGATGCCACGTTTGGCGAGCTGATGCGCGAGATGACCCACAAGGGCCTGGGCGCCTCTGCCGTGGTGGATGGCGACGCCCACGCGCTCGGCATCTTTACCGACGGCGACCTGCGCCGCTTGGTGGAAACGGGGCGCGATCTGCGGGCGCTGACGGCGCGCGAAGTCATGCACGCCAACCCCCGGCAGATTCGCGACGACGCGCTGGCCGCCGAAGCAGCCAAGCTGATGGAGCAGCACCGCGTGACCGTGCTGCTGGTGCAAGGCCAGGACGGGCGGCTGGTGGGCGCGCTGAACAGCAACGACCTGATGCGGGCGAAGGTCATCTGA
- a CDS encoding cation:proton antiporter, whose translation MDALELTLLYLLAAVLAVTACRGLKLPAILGYLVAGVLMEPHTLGLAYGQDAESIRHLAEYGVVFLMFVIGLEFNLPKLRAMRQHVFGLGFAQVGLTVLLVTVGGAALNALVPHIWPLGWQASLALGGAMAMSSTAIVVKMMADRLELDSAYGQRIMGVLLFQDLAVVWLLVLVPALGAEPEKLFTALLFAAVKATALITLLLWGGQRVMRWWLTLVARVKSEELFVLNLLLMALGLAWLTEQAGLSLALGAFICGVLISETEFKVQVEAEIRPFHDVLLGLFFITIGMMLDWRQVFVQWHLVLLLLALPVLFKLLLVTGLARGMGASGGVALRTGLYLAQAGEFGFVLLSIARRDALVPPELFTPVLAAMVLSMLATPFIILASNRIVMRLVSSEWLQQSLQMTSIAQSTINTRAHVLICGYGRSGQAMARLLEREGIPYVALDLDPDRVRQARAAGHTVAFGDAGKLQALVAAGLGRASAVAITYLETHAVMKALHTIRTHAPTLPVLVRTQTDRDLDALRAAGATEVVPESLEGSLMLASHALVLMGVPVRRVIRVVQDQREARYGLLRGFFHGADDVSEEDLAHERLATFIIPARLAGLRLSELLDESGGGLRAVSLRRRGGDAAATDDDPKIGAGDTVVLSGNAEALARAELALAA comes from the coding sequence ATGGATGCCCTTGAGTTGACGCTGCTGTACCTGCTGGCCGCAGTGTTGGCCGTCACGGCTTGCCGCGGGCTCAAGCTGCCGGCCATCCTGGGCTACCTGGTGGCCGGCGTGCTGATGGAGCCGCACACCCTGGGCCTGGCCTACGGGCAGGACGCCGAGAGCATCCGCCACCTGGCCGAGTACGGCGTGGTCTTCCTGATGTTCGTGATCGGGCTGGAATTCAACCTGCCCAAGCTGCGCGCCATGCGCCAGCACGTGTTCGGCCTGGGCTTCGCGCAAGTTGGTTTGACCGTGCTGCTGGTCACTGTGGGGGGCGCAGCCCTGAACGCGCTGGTCCCGCACATTTGGCCACTGGGCTGGCAAGCCTCGCTGGCCCTGGGCGGCGCCATGGCGATGAGCAGCACCGCCATCGTCGTCAAGATGATGGCCGACCGGCTGGAGTTGGACAGCGCCTATGGTCAGCGCATCATGGGCGTGCTGTTGTTTCAGGATCTGGCCGTGGTCTGGCTGCTGGTGCTGGTGCCCGCGCTGGGGGCTGAACCTGAAAAGCTGTTCACCGCGCTGCTGTTCGCGGCCGTGAAGGCCACGGCGCTGATCACGCTGCTGCTGTGGGGCGGGCAGCGCGTGATGCGCTGGTGGCTCACGCTGGTGGCGCGGGTCAAGAGCGAAGAACTGTTCGTGCTCAACCTGCTGTTGATGGCGCTGGGCCTGGCCTGGCTGACCGAGCAGGCGGGCCTGAGTCTGGCATTGGGCGCCTTCATCTGTGGCGTGCTGATCTCCGAAACCGAGTTCAAGGTTCAGGTCGAGGCCGAGATCCGGCCATTCCACGACGTGCTGCTGGGCCTTTTTTTCATCACCATCGGCATGATGCTGGACTGGCGGCAGGTGTTCGTGCAGTGGCATCTGGTGCTGCTGTTGCTGGCGCTGCCCGTGCTGTTCAAGCTGCTGCTGGTCACCGGGCTGGCGCGCGGCATGGGCGCCAGCGGCGGCGTGGCGCTGCGCACCGGCCTGTACCTGGCGCAGGCGGGTGAATTCGGCTTCGTGCTGCTGTCCATCGCCCGGCGCGATGCGCTGGTGCCGCCCGAGCTTTTCACGCCCGTGCTCGCGGCCATGGTGCTGTCGATGCTGGCCACGCCCTTCATCATCCTGGCCAGCAACCGCATCGTGATGCGGCTGGTGTCCAGCGAATGGTTGCAGCAGTCGCTGCAGATGACGTCGATCGCCCAATCCACCATCAACACGCGCGCCCACGTGCTGATCTGCGGCTACGGGCGCAGCGGCCAAGCCATGGCGCGACTGCTGGAGCGCGAAGGCATTCCCTACGTCGCGTTGGATCTGGACCCCGACCGCGTGCGGCAGGCGCGCGCGGCGGGCCACACCGTGGCGTTTGGCGATGCGGGCAAGCTGCAGGCGCTGGTCGCCGCGGGGCTGGGGCGCGCCAGCGCGGTGGCCATCACCTACCTGGAAACGCACGCCGTGATGAAGGCGCTGCACACCATCCGCACCCATGCGCCCACGCTGCCCGTGCTGGTGCGCACGCAGACCGACCGCGACCTGGATGCGCTGCGCGCCGCCGGCGCCACCGAGGTGGTGCCCGAATCGCTGGAGGGCTCGCTCATGTTGGCCAGCCACGCGCTGGTGCTGATGGGCGTGCCCGTGCGCCGCGTGATCCGCGTGGTGCAGGACCAGCGCGAGGCGCGCTACGGCCTGCTGCGCGGCTTCTTCCACGGCGCCGACGATGTCAGCGAAGAAGACCTCGCGCACGAGCGCCTGGCCACCTTCATCATCCCAGCGCGCCTGGCCGGCCTGCGCCTGTCCGAGCTACTGGATGAAAGCGGTGGCGGCCTGCGCGCCGTCAGCCTGCGCCGCCGGGGCGGTGACGCGGCCGCCACCGATGACGACCCGAAGATCGGCGCGGGCGACACGGTGGTGCTGTCGGGCAACGCCGAGGCGCTGGCGCGGGCCGAGCTGGCCCTGGCCGCCTGA
- a CDS encoding adenine phosphoribosyltransferase, whose product MTTPLSVSQYLRQHIRTVPDWPAPGVQFRDITPLLQDPRVFRVLIDAFVHRYMAPELRPDVVAGLDARGFIVGAVVAYELNVGFVPIRKKGKLPFTTVEETYELEYGSATVELHTDAVRPGQRVLLIDDLIATGGTMMAGKRLLEKQGAVVTEGAAIVDLPELGGSERLRAAGLNLFTLVDFEGA is encoded by the coding sequence ATGACCACGCCTTTGTCCGTCAGCCAATACCTGCGCCAGCACATCCGCACCGTGCCCGACTGGCCGGCCCCCGGCGTGCAGTTTCGCGACATCACCCCGCTGCTGCAGGACCCGCGTGTCTTCCGCGTGCTGATCGACGCCTTCGTGCACCGCTACATGGCGCCCGAGCTGCGCCCCGACGTGGTGGCTGGGTTGGACGCGCGCGGCTTCATCGTCGGCGCCGTGGTCGCGTATGAGCTGAACGTCGGCTTCGTGCCCATCCGCAAGAAAGGCAAGCTGCCTTTCACCACCGTGGAAGAAACCTACGAGCTGGAATACGGCAGTGCCACGGTGGAGCTGCACACCGACGCCGTGCGGCCCGGCCAGCGCGTGCTGCTGATCGACGATCTGATCGCCACCGGAGGCACCATGATGGCCGGCAAGCGGCTGCTGGAAAAGCAGGGCGCGGTGGTCACCGAAGGCGCCGCCATCGTGGACTTGCCCGAGCTGGGCGGCTCGGAGCGCTTGCGTGCGGCGGGATTGAACCTGTTCACGCTGGTCGATTTCGAAGGCGCGTGA
- the mnmE gene encoding tRNA uridine-5-carboxymethylaminomethyl(34) synthesis GTPase MnmE: MHAQPTAPQPDPIVAIATPAGRGAVGIVRVSGPDVRALARAITGRDLLPRVATYGALRGSDGQPIDQGLALHFPAPHSYTGEDVLELQAHGGPVVMQLLLARCLQAAAETDPATGAPRLPRLRLARPGEFTERAFLNDKLDLAQAEAVMDLIDASTEAAARSASRSLAGEFSGAIHALRDGLIHLRMLIEATLDFPEEEIDVLRVQDVRGQLSNLQQSLASVQARARQGALLREGIKVVIAGQPNAGKSSLLNALAGAELAIVTPIAGTTRDVVQQTIQIEGVPLHVLDTAGLRESDDEVERIGIERAWAHIASADAVLLLHDLTRLNTADYQREDAHIAAELARQLPRAVPLLHVWNKHDAAPGPLPTIQGEGIALSAKTGEGLQALRQRLLALAGWQPGAEGDVFIARQRHLQALARAGEHLEAAAALLRAPYPALDLLAEELRLTQVALGEITGEFSADDLLGVIFSRFCIGK; the protein is encoded by the coding sequence ATGCACGCCCAGCCCACCGCGCCCCAGCCCGACCCGATCGTCGCCATCGCCACGCCCGCCGGGCGCGGTGCGGTGGGCATCGTGCGGGTGTCGGGGCCAGACGTGCGGGCGCTGGCGCGCGCCATCACCGGGCGCGACCTGCTGCCGCGCGTGGCCACCTATGGCGCACTGCGCGGCAGCGACGGCCAACCCATCGACCAGGGCCTGGCGCTGCATTTTCCGGCGCCGCATTCCTACACCGGCGAAGACGTGCTGGAGCTGCAGGCGCACGGCGGCCCGGTGGTGATGCAGCTGTTGCTGGCCCGCTGCCTGCAAGCCGCTGCCGAGACCGACCCCGCCACGGGCGCGCCGCGCCTGCCGCGCCTGCGCCTGGCGCGCCCAGGTGAATTCACCGAACGCGCCTTTCTGAACGACAAGCTGGACCTGGCCCAGGCCGAAGCGGTGATGGACCTGATCGACGCCAGCACCGAAGCGGCTGCGCGCTCGGCCAGCCGTTCGCTGGCGGGCGAGTTCTCGGGCGCCATCCATGCGCTGCGCGACGGGCTGATTCACCTGCGCATGCTGATCGAGGCGACGCTGGACTTTCCCGAGGAAGAAATCGACGTCTTGCGCGTGCAGGACGTGCGCGGGCAGCTATCAAACCTGCAGCAATCTCTGGCCAGCGTGCAGGCGCGTGCACGCCAGGGCGCGCTGCTGCGCGAAGGCATCAAGGTAGTCATCGCGGGCCAGCCGAACGCGGGCAAGAGCAGCCTGCTGAACGCGCTGGCGGGAGCCGAGCTGGCCATCGTCACCCCGATTGCCGGCACCACGCGCGACGTGGTGCAGCAAACCATTCAGATCGAAGGCGTGCCGCTGCACGTGCTGGACACGGCTGGCCTGCGCGAAAGCGATGACGAGGTGGAGCGCATCGGCATCGAGCGCGCCTGGGCGCACATCGCCAGCGCCGACGCCGTGCTGCTGCTGCACGATTTGACGCGCCTGAACACGGCGGATTACCAGCGCGAGGATGCGCACATCGCGGCCGAGCTGGCGCGCCAGCTGCCGCGCGCCGTGCCGCTGCTGCACGTGTGGAACAAGCACGACGCGGCGCCCGGCCCGCTGCCCACCATTCAGGGCGAAGGCATTGCGCTGTCGGCCAAGACGGGTGAGGGGCTGCAGGCGCTGCGCCAGCGTTTGCTGGCGCTGGCGGGCTGGCAGCCGGGCGCGGAGGGCGACGTGTTCATCGCCCGCCAGCGGCACCTGCAGGCGCTGGCGCGCGCGGGCGAGCACCTGGAAGCGGCGGCGGCGCTGCTGCGGGCGCCCTATCCCGCGCTGGATCTGCTGGCCGAAGAGCTGCGCCTGACGCAGGTGGCGCTGGGCGAGATCACGGGCGAGTTTTCTGCCGACGATTTGCTGGGCGTGATCTTTTCGCGCTTTTGCATCGGCAAATAG
- a CDS encoding IS5 family transposase encodes MKQSSLGLSNTVKRTRKREFLDAMERVELVALVEPYAPQSGRRGQQPFAVSTLLRIHFMRQWFKLSDPAMEEALHDVPAFRDFAGLSHWDEQIPSESSILRFRHLLERHKLAEQILATVNALLQAKGLQLKAGTVVDATLIAAPSSTKNQSGERDPEMHQSKKGKQWYFGMKAHIGVDADSGLVHTVRCTSGNVSDVVQANSLLHGQETDAFGDAGYQGVDKRPDAKQDVCWHVAMRPGLRRALDKDKPLDDLIDQLERTKARIRARVEHPFRVLKQQFGYVKVRYRGLKKNTAQIVTLFALSNLWMARHKLLAMGQVRPQRA; translated from the coding sequence ATGAAGCAAAGCAGCCTGGGCCTGAGCAACACAGTCAAGCGCACACGCAAGCGAGAATTCCTCGATGCGATGGAACGGGTTGAGCTGGTTGCGCTGGTAGAGCCCTACGCGCCCCAGAGCGGGCGGCGGGGCCAGCAGCCCTTTGCGGTGAGCACGCTGCTGCGCATCCATTTCATGCGGCAATGGTTCAAGCTCAGCGACCCGGCGATGGAAGAGGCCTTGCACGACGTGCCCGCCTTCCGCGATTTCGCAGGCCTGTCCCACTGGGATGAACAGATTCCCAGCGAGTCGAGCATCTTGCGCTTTAGGCATCTGCTGGAGCGCCACAAGCTGGCCGAGCAGATCCTGGCCACCGTGAATGCGCTGCTGCAAGCCAAGGGGCTGCAGTTGAAGGCGGGCACCGTGGTCGATGCCACGCTGATTGCCGCGCCCAGTTCCACCAAGAACCAAAGTGGCGAGCGCGATCCCGAGATGCACCAAAGCAAGAAGGGCAAGCAGTGGTACTTTGGCATGAAGGCCCACATCGGGGTGGATGCCGACTCGGGCCTGGTGCACACGGTGCGGTGCACCAGCGGCAACGTCAGCGACGTGGTGCAAGCCAACAGTTTGCTGCACGGGCAGGAGACAGACGCCTTTGGTGACGCGGGCTACCAGGGGGTGGACAAACGGCCCGATGCCAAGCAGGACGTGTGTTGGCATGTGGCCATGCGCCCGGGCTTGCGCCGGGCGCTGGACAAGGACAAGCCTCTCGATGACCTGATCGACCAACTGGAGCGCACCAAGGCGCGCATCCGGGCCAGGGTGGAGCATCCGTTTCGGGTGCTCAAGCAGCAGTTCGGGTATGTGAAGGTGCGCTACCGGGGCCTGAAGAAGAACACGGCGCAGATCGTCACGCTGTTTGCGCTGAGCAACCTGTGGATGGCAAGGCACAAGTTGCTGGCCATGGGGCAGGTGCGTCCGCAGCGGGCGTGA
- a CDS encoding FadR/GntR family transcriptional regulator, giving the protein MGNTAAGHGLRSKAQHGSAALMQHVRKRIADGTWPAGYRLPAERDLVDQFGIARNTLRKVMDQLGDEGLITRHVGRGTFVAQTPAPASNDAQSLLQRIHGASPAEVMELRLLIEPQFVELAATRASGRDLQQITHCLEESEKATTVLDFEHWDGMLHQAILSAAHNNLLTDLYEAINGVRKQPEWESLKQRSLTPARLARYRAQHRALVDALRQRNADAASAAVRQHLLEVRSGMIGEV; this is encoded by the coding sequence ATGGGGAACACCGCCGCAGGACATGGGCTGCGCAGCAAGGCCCAACACGGCAGCGCCGCGTTGATGCAGCATGTGCGCAAACGCATTGCGGATGGCACGTGGCCGGCGGGCTACCGCCTCCCCGCCGAGCGCGACCTGGTTGACCAGTTCGGCATCGCGCGCAACACGCTGCGCAAGGTGATGGATCAACTGGGTGACGAGGGCTTGATCACGCGCCACGTCGGGCGCGGCACCTTCGTTGCCCAGACGCCAGCGCCGGCCAGCAACGACGCGCAATCCCTGCTGCAACGCATTCATGGCGCCAGTCCAGCCGAGGTCATGGAGCTGCGCCTGCTGATCGAGCCGCAGTTCGTCGAACTGGCGGCCACCCGCGCGTCAGGGCGCGACTTACAGCAGATCACACATTGTCTGGAGGAGAGCGAAAAGGCCACCACCGTACTGGACTTCGAACACTGGGACGGCATGCTGCACCAGGCCATCCTCAGCGCGGCCCACAACAACCTGCTGACCGATCTCTATGAGGCCATCAACGGCGTGCGCAAGCAACCCGAATGGGAGTCGCTCAAGCAACGCAGCCTGACGCCCGCGCGTCTGGCGCGCTACCGCGCCCAGCACCGCGCGCTGGTGGATGCCTTGCGCCAGCGTAACGCCGACGCAGCCAGTGCCGCCGTGCGCCAGCACCTGCTCGAAGTGCGAAGCGGCATGATCGGGGAGGTTTGA